One genomic region from Chelmon rostratus isolate fCheRos1 chromosome 11, fCheRos1.pri, whole genome shotgun sequence encodes:
- the LOC121613736 gene encoding inositol 1,4,5-trisphosphate receptor-interacting protein: protein MQGAIARMCVVVAAAILNQPLLFPQENTTLPDQDEELIARMREHEARLEVEQARLEKELSLLDSKQEETGSEEGYSWYFWSAVSFVIFFTIEMCRVDLADTEIRPVEDEDVFSESGSVTPGTVVLDKDVLSNFCDKSTYISSHDNWRVREFVEGFADDLLESLRSVCDRDADMEVGDFVGIGSMFESWKVCKPLVCDLIVPFSPPDPYSFQFHLWCSPSSDMPPDVQGCGKIKVTRFGEDEEDCLCGSANLGEDMLCLLHSRNDALKVDHSPDELLCSRNTPFLAKDQVMKWFQISVTKAWGRISHKYDFEVTFRNLDAAGALKIRFRSGKVIVLNIIPVVQLEDTDAYFVSHFPSECDSYADPYWPLSFAVYERNLLKHFAKRLPQNSCHLHCLRIVTFLHRKQTGLTGKCALTNYHIKTALLHLLLSTRPSAWGTESVEQRLRDVLSFLQRSLQEKRLHHILIGNSKVPEDVRVPEIIRKAEPINLFRSLVLQRELHEATVRHFHEMLRNAPVLIQEYTPHFSNGGLNHSLDV from the coding sequence ATGCAGGGGGCCATTGCACgaatgtgtgtggtggtggcCGCTGCCATATTGAACCAACCCTTGCTCTTTCCTCAAGAGAACACCACACTCCCGGACCAGGATGAGGAGCTGATTGCTCGCATGCGGGAGCACGAGGCGAGGCTGGAAGTGGAGCAGGCCAGGCTGGAGAAGGAGCTTTCACTGCTGGACTCAAAGCAGGAAGAGACCGGCTCGGAGGAGGGTTATAGCTGGTACTTTTGGAGCGCTGTGTCTTTTGTCATATTCTTCACAATCGAGATGTGCAGGGTGGATCTTGCCGACACAGAAATCCGGCCAGTGGAGGACGAAGACGTTTTTTCAGAGAGTGGATCCGTCACCCCTGGGACGGTGGTGCTGGACAAGGATGTCCTGAGCAACTTCTGTGACAAATCCACCTACATTTCATCCCACGATAACTGGAGGGTGAGGGAGTTTGTCGAGGGTTTCGCTGATGACTTGCTGGAATCGCTCAGAAGCGTGTGTGACAGGGATGCAGACATGGAAGTTGGAGACTTTGTCGGGATTGGAAGCATGTTTGAGTCTTGGAAGGTGTGTAAGCCGCTGGTGTGTGACCTTATAGTGCCTTTCTCGCCTCCAGATCCGTACTCCTTCCAGTTCCACCTGTGGTGCAGCCCGTCCAGCGACATGCCTCCAGACGTGCAAGGCTGTGGCAAGATAAAGGTGACCAGGTttggggaggatgaggaggactgTCTCTGTGGCTCTGCTAACCTGGGCGAGGACATGCTTTGTCTGTTGCACAGCAGGAATGACGCGCTCAAAGTGGACCACAGTCCTGACGAACTGCTGTGCTCCAGGAACACACCTTTCTTAGCCAAGGATCAAGTCATGAAGTGGTTTCAGATCTCTGTAACCAAAGCGTGGGGGCGCATCTCTCACAAATACGACTTCGAGGTCACTTTTCGCAACCTGGATGCCGCCGGTGCTCTGAAGATCCGATTCCGTTCAGGGAAAGTCATCGTGTTGAACATCATACCGGTGGTTCAGCTGGAGGATACAGATGCTTATTTTGTCTCACACTTTCCATCAGAGTGTGACAGCTATGCAGACCCATACTGGCCGCTCTCTTTTGCTGTCTACGAGAGGAATTTGCTGAAACATTTCGCTAAACGCCTACCACAAAATTCCTGTCATTTACACTGCCTTCGGATCGTTACTTTCTTACACAGAAAGCAGACAGGGCTCACAGGAAAATGTGCCCTTACTAACTACCACATAAAGACCGCTCTGTTGCACCTGTTGCTGAGTACAAGGCCCTCGGCGTGGGGCACTGAGAGTGTGGAGCAGAGGCTTCGGGATGTGCTCAGCTTCTTGCAGAGGAGCCTGCAGGAGAAGAGACTTCATCACATCCTGATTGGGAACAGTAAAGTGCCAGAAGACGTCCGGGTTCCTGAGATCATTCGAAAAGCTGAGCCCATCAATCTGTTCCGGTCTCTGGTGTTGCAGAGGGAACTTCATGAAGCAACAGTCAGACATTTCCACGAGATGTTGAGAAATGCGCCTGTGCTCATACAAGAGTACACGCCTCACTTCTCAAATGGAGGTTTAAACCACAGCCTTGATGTCTGA
- the LOC121613739 gene encoding glutathione S-transferase omega-1-like gives MSTEKCLAKGSAAPGPVAQGHIRLYSMRFCPFAQRTRLVLNAKGIKHDIININLKDKPDWFLERNPLGLVPTLETTTGEVIYESPITCEYLDEVYPEKKLLPSSPFGKAQQKMMLEHFSKITPYFYKIPMGRRKGEDVSGLEDELKQKFAKLNEDLVNKKTKFFGGDSITMIDYMMWPWFERLEIFELQICLDDTPELKKWSECMSEDPAVKATMHSLDTYKAFYKTYVEGKPNYDYGL, from the exons GAAGTGCTGCACCTGGTCCAGTTGCCCAAGGCCACATCAGGCTTTACAGCATGAGATTCTGCCCCTTCGCTCAAAGGACCAGATTAGTCCTGAATGCCAAAGGGATCAA gcatgacatcatcaacatcaaccTGAAAGACAAACCTGACTGGTTCCTTGAGAGGAATCCTCTTGGTCTTGTCCCAACTCTGGAGACGACCACTGGGGAGGTGATATACGAGTCTCCCATCACCTGTGAATACCTGGATGAAGTTTATCCCGAGAAAAAgctgcttccttcctctccttttggTAAAGCTCAACAGAAGATGATGCTGGAGCATTTTTCCAAG ATAACACCATACTTCTATAAGATCCCAATGGGGAGAAGAAAGGGTGAGGATGTCTCAGGACTGGAAGATGAACTGAAACAGAAGTTTGCCAAATTAAATGAG gaCCTCGTTAATAAGAAGACCAAGTTCTTCGGTGGTGATTCCATCACAATGATCGACTACATGATGTGGCCGTGGTTTGAAAGGCTGGAGATCTTTGAACTGCAAAT CTGCCTTGATGACACACCTGAGCTGAAGAAGTGGAGTGAGTGCATGTCGGAGGACCCGGCTGTCAAAGCCACTATGCACAGTTTGGACACCTACAAGGCCTTTTACAAGACTTACGTTGAGGGGAAACCCAACTATGACTATGGCCTGTAG